In Necator americanus strain Aroian chromosome IV, whole genome shotgun sequence, the following proteins share a genomic window:
- a CDS encoding hypothetical protein (NECATOR_CHRIV.G16597.T1) → MTRLSLADEEIYAHASIRLSVPGIVIFVTSILLTALALSNVRKEIEPWEGNNDTMTRYLIENVENREQIPDNEWMPSLFRSTQLFIIVQVPIRIALLLAISHRLFLVRVALRYKNVMDSPTFTNVATPLLLSIEFLHVLTTFLFYTLHIWQDFKYNFFIRISVMIALMSFASKMVLSNLLKTSTTFAMIRGIFGVTTILIVSDILNNVTSFTYAMNCDQMVAPYDAMCEYIFLVMMFASYAMDILEMPSIQLCVTCSEEDAMDYNRLKMERKAAQLKKHNL, encoded by the exons ATGACACGTCTTTCACTTGCGGATGAAGAGATCTATGCGCATGCATCGATCAGACTTTCTGTACCCGGCATCGTTATTTTCGTAACGTCGATACTTCTTACAGCGTTAGCGTTAAGCAACGTACGGAAGGAAATAGAGCCATGGGAAGGAAATAATGATACTATGACCCGTTATCTTATAGAGAATGTGGAG AATCGCGAACAGATACCAGACAACGAATGGATGCCATCGTTATTTCGCTCAACACagttgtttattattgtaCAG GTGCCCATCCGTATAGCTTTACTACTCGCCATCAGTCATCGTCTTTTTCTTGTACGTGTGGCACTGAGATATAAGAATGTGATGGATTCACCGACGTTCACGAATGTCGCGACTCCATTACTTCTATCTATTGAGTTTTTGCATGTACTGACAACCTTCTTGTTCTATACTCTACATATTTGGCAAGATTTCAAAT ACAATTTCTTCATTCGAATTTCGGTGATGATTGCATTAATGTCATTTGCATCAAAAATGGTTCTGTCGAATTTGTTGAAG ACAAGCACCACTTTTGCTATGATACGTGGAATTTTTGGAGTGACAACGATTCTTATCGTATCCGACATCTTGAACAACGTCACCAGTTTCACATACGCGATGAACTGCGATCAGATGG TTGCTCCGTATGACGCAATGTGCGAATATATCTTCTTGGTGATGATGTTTGCAAGTTACGCTATGGACATATTGGAAATGCCATCAATCCAACTTTGCGTGACTTGTTCAGAGGAGGATGCTATGGATTACAATCGATTGAAGATGGAAAGGAAAGCTGCACAGTTAAAGAAGCACAATTTATGA
- a CDS encoding hypothetical protein (NECATOR_CHRIV.G16597.T2), whose amino-acid sequence MTRLSLADEEIYAHASIRLSVPGIVIFVTSILLTALALSNVRKEIEPWEGNNDTMTRYLIENVENREQIPDNEWMPSLFRSTQLFIIVQTSTTFAMIRGIFGVTTILIVSDILNNVTSFTYAMNCDQMVAPYDAMCEYIFLVMMFASYAMDILEMPSIQLCVTCSEEDAMDYNRLKMERKAAQLKKHNL is encoded by the exons ATGACACGTCTTTCACTTGCGGATGAAGAGATCTATGCGCATGCATCGATCAGACTTTCTGTACCCGGCATCGTTATTTTCGTAACGTCGATACTTCTTACAGCGTTAGCGTTAAGCAACGTACGGAAGGAAATAGAGCCATGGGAAGGAAATAATGATACTATGACCCGTTATCTTATAGAGAATGTGGAG AATCGCGAACAGATACCAGACAACGAATGGATGCCATCGTTATTTCGCTCAACACagttgtttattattgtaCAG ACAAGCACCACTTTTGCTATGATACGTGGAATTTTTGGAGTGACAACGATTCTTATCGTATCCGACATCTTGAACAACGTCACCAGTTTCACATACGCGATGAACTGCGATCAGATGG TTGCTCCGTATGACGCAATGTGCGAATATATCTTCTTGGTGATGATGTTTGCAAGTTACGCTATGGACATATTGGAAATGCCATCAATCCAACTTTGCGTGACTTGTTCAGAGGAGGATGCTATGGATTACAATCGATTGAAGATGGAAAGGAAAGCTGCACAGTTAAAGAAGCACAATTTATGA